The Humulus lupulus chromosome 4, drHumLupu1.1, whole genome shotgun sequence genome has a window encoding:
- the LOC133832052 gene encoding protein ALP1-like, whose protein sequence is MSSIQRTNYSTSFDVTPPQIRFDPRYYPFFKNCVGAIDGTHISAHVPIDEQIPYRGRKVDTTQNVMCVCSFDMKFTYVVPGWEGSANDARILLECATNPDYGFPMPPQGKYYLVDSGYTNMPGFLSPFRGEMYHLGQYTDLNPIGKKEFFNYRHSSLRNVIERCFGVLKAHFPILKQMPSYDLRIKKYIVIACCGIHNFIRTNTEADVYFDRGEGISEVQATTLQSTDGTLTDSVEFSISRTHICEMAHVRDEIADHIWRASRR, encoded by the exons ATGTCGTCTATCCAAAGAACTAATTACTCCACCTCATTTGATGTAACTCCTCCACAAATTCGATTCGATCCAAGATACTATCCATTTTTTAAG aatTGTGTTGGAGCTATAGATGGGACTCATATTTCTGCGCATGTTCCAATTGATGAACAAATACCATATCGAGGTCGAAAAGTGGATACAACTCAGAACGTTATGTGTGTATGTTCATTTGACATGAAGTTCACATACGTTGTCCCTGGATGGGAAGGATCAGCTAATGATGCACGGATTCTTCTAGAATGTGCCACAAACCCAGATTATGGATTTCCAATGCCGCCCCAAG GAAAATATTATCTTGTTGATTCTGGCTATACAAACATGCCTGGTTTTCTTTCGCCATTTCGAGGGGAAATGTATCATTTGGGCCAGTACACAGATCTTAATCCCATAGGAAAAAAAGAGTTTTTCAATTATCGACACTCTTCCTTGAGAAATGTCATTGAGCGGTGTTTCGGCGTGTTAAAGGCCCATTTTCCAATCCTAAAGCAAATGCCTTCATATGATCTAAGAATAAAAAAGTACATTGTCATTGCTTGCTGTGGGATTCATAATTTTATAAGGACAAATACAGAAGCAGATGTATATTTTGATAGAGGTGAAGGAATTTCTGAAGTACAGGCCACTACTTTACAAAGCACGGATGGAACTTTGACTGATAGTGTAGAGTTCAGTATTTCTAGAACtcatatatgtgaaatggctcATGTTCGTGATGAAATTGCTGACCATATATGGAGAGCTAGTCGACGATAG